GATATCATCGGCGGAGATAATGACCGTATTTCCTTCGGAATGGGAGGAGGTGACCTTCTTGACGTCAAAAGCGTTGCGTATCGCGCCGTTTACGTGCGATTCGCACATTCCGCACATCATTCCGTCGATATCGAGGGTTATTTCAAACATAATGAGTCCTTCTTTCGTGTGGTTTTACAATGGGATTATAGCAGAACGGCGCGGGAAAGTCAACGCCTATCGGGCGTATCGGCGAAAGCGCTCCGCCGGGCGTTTTCTTCCGCTTCGCTGCGCTCGCTCCCTCCTTTTCGAATCCTTTCCGATTTCACAATAAAAACAAAAAGCCACCCGAACGGGTGGCTTTCTTTGGCTAAAGATTGCGATTTAAACAAAACTGAAGGAATCGTTAAATTTCGTAACGCCTTTTACTAAGACTGGTATTGATTTTTTGCCCATAATTGAGTACACTTATACTTGTAAAATAGCGATGGTATCATCTATTAATTATTACGAAGTGGTGATTATATGCCAAAGCAAAAAACCAATGAGCAATTTTTATCTGAACTTGCAAAGAAAAACAAGAATATTTTTCCTTTAGAAGAATACAAAAAGGCAAATGATAAAATTCTAGTAGAGTGTTGTATATGTGGTAATAAGTGGCAAGTAGCTCCAAACAGCCTTCTTCAAGGAAGAGGTTGTCCGAAATGCGCTACAAGGATAACTCATAACCAGCAAAGAAAAAGCAGCAACACATTCATAGATGAGCTTTTGAAAACCAATCCTAGAATCAAGGTTTTGGGTGAATATACAGGTTCGGATAATCATATTCAGGTAGAGTGCCTTGAATGCGGATATAAGTGGTCTCCGAGAGCCAGCGTCCTTTTGCGAGGATCAGGATGCCCAAAATGCGGGCTGGCAAAGCAGGTAAAAAAAAGAACCAAGACGCACAATACATTTATCGAAGAACTACATGAAAAGAATCCAAATGTAATTGTCCTAGGAAAGTATGTTAATTCAACCACAAAAATAAGTGTTAAGTGCGCTAAATGTGGATTTGAATGGGATGTATTGCCAGATAGTTTATTACATGGACATGGATGTAGGGAGTGCATGAAACGCAGCATTTCTGAAAAAAATAGGCTACCTGCAGATGAGTTTGAGGCGAGATTACAAAAGAAGAATCCAAATATTGAATTATTAGGAGAATTCCAAACGGCATCTTCGCATATACAGGTAAAATGCAAAGAGTGTGGCCATATTTGGAGTCCGATTGCAACAAGTGTTCTCGCAGGCCGAGGATGCCCAATTTGTGCGATTAAGCGTCGCGGCGAGCGAAATCGTCGTTCTCATGAGGCATTCCTTCATGATGTTAAAACAATCAATCCTCAAGTCGAAATACTTAGCAAATATAATGGCTCTGAAAAGACTGTGCATGCAAAGTGTAAGGTATGTGGATATGAATGGCAGCCAATAGCACAGGTGTTGTTGTCTGGCGGTGGGTGTCCAAATTGTGCAGGAAATTTACAGAAAACGCATGATCAATTTGTAGAAGAGGTTAAGCAGTATAATCCTAGTATTGAGGTAATTGGGAAATACGTAAACGCAAAGACGAAAATAGCTTTAAAATGCTTAATATGCGGACGAGAGTGGAACGCCTTGGCTGGTAATATACGAAAAGGTCAAGGATGCCCATCGTGCGAACATACGCCAACATCTTATGCTGAACAGTTTCTTCTGAGTGCATTTAAGCACTGGTTTGGTGATAAAGAAGTGGTTTCGAGAAGTAAAGAGATTACAGGACAGGAGCTTGATATATATTTGCCAACATATCGGACAGCGATTGAAATTGGCTCATGGTACTGGCACAAAAACAGAGTTTCAAATGACAATCAAAAGAAAGAACGCTGTAAAGAAAACGGCATCAGATTAATAATAATCTATGACAGTTTTCGAAATGAAGCACCCCCGTTTTCAGATGACTTTTATTCATATGAGAAAGACTACGGCTCACAACGGGGTAATGCTAAACTAAAGGAATTAGCGCTGGTATTGGCAAGGCAGTTCAACGAGTACATTAGCCAACCATCCCCTGAAGAGTGGAATATCATAAAAAATGAAGCATATCGTAATTCAAGAATGCGAACAACTGAAGATTTCCGTATTCAAATGGCGGAAATAAACCCGGACATCGAAGTCGTTGGTGAATACACCAGAGCACGCGATCTAATAAGCTGCCATTGTTTGGTGTGTGGTAATACATGGGAGAATACGCCTTATCATCTGCTAAAAGGGCAAGGATGCCCCGTGTGCTCTAGAGAGGAAGGAGATAAATCAAGGCGAAAAGCAGTAAAGAACCTCGATACGGGCGAAGTGTTTGAATCGATAAGAAAAGCGGCAGAGAATTATAGGTGTAGCGAAGCAGCAATAGGGAGTTGTTGCAGAGGAAAAACAAAAACTTGCAAGGGATATCATTGGACTTTTTTCCTGTGATTTTTTGGGAATGTGATTCTTTATGATATAAGATATAAAAAGGATTGCTATCTCTGTTAAGATAGCAATCTTTTTTTGCGGAGAAGGAGGGATTCGCTCGGCGCGCTTATGCGCGCGCCGACACGCCCTCGTCGGCGAAAACGCTCCGCCGGAGCGTTTTCTTCCGCTTCGCTGCGCTCGCTCCCTCCTTTTCGAATCCTTCCTAATCTCACAATAAAAACAAAAAGCACCCGATGGGTGCCTTTTGTTTTTGGCGGAGAAGGAGGGATTCGAACCCTCGAGATGCTTTTGACACCTACACGATTTCCAATCGTGCGCCCTCGGCCGGACTAGGCGACTTCTCCGAGTATCGCGCCCCTCCGAGAGAGGCAACGCATATTATTATACTTATGAGGTCGGCGTTTGTCAATCTATTTTTTCTCTTATCGGCAATTATTTTTCCGCGATGCCGAGGAGTTTTTCCGCGTTCGCGTGGAGTATCATATCGCGCTCGCCGTCCGTCAGGTCGAGGCGGTTGAAACGCTCGAACTCCGGCTCGAAGCTCCACATCGGGAAATCCGTGCCGAAAAGGAACTTCTCGGCGCCGTGCGCCCTTATGAAGTCGACGGCGAATTCCGGCGTTATGTATGAAAGCGAGCTCGACGTATCCATATAGACGTTCGTTCCGCACAGGAGCTTCAGCGACTCGTCCCATTCGCGGTATCCGCCGAAGTGCGCGCCGATGACCGTCAGCTTCGGGAAATCGCCGATGACTTTCTTCAGCCGGGCGGGGGAGGATAAATCGGATACTTCGTCTCCCATATGGAAGAGTATCGGCAGTCTGCCCTCGGCGGCCTCGTATATCTTGTACGCGCCGGGCGCGTCGATGGCGAAGCCCTGAAACTCGGGGTGGATCTTCAGGCCCTTGCAGCCGAGTGAAATAACGCGGTCGATCTCGGCGGCGCAGTCCTCGAAATCGGCGTGGATCGAGGCGAAGCCGAAAACGCGGTCGTTTATTATGCCGGAAAGCCAGGTGTTGATGGAAACGACCTGGCGCG
The genomic region above belongs to Clostridia bacterium and contains:
- a CDS encoding amidohydrolase; protein product: MKIIDFHCHAFPDNIVTKAVNAIGDYYGIPMQEDGKLPTMQAFLDGDPERKVVLLATATVPRQVVSINTWLSGIINDRVFGFASIHADFEDCAAEIDRVISLGCKGLKIHPEFQGFAIDAPGAYKIYEAAEGRLPILFHMGDEVSDLSSPARLKKVIGDFPKLTVIGAHFGGYREWDESLKLLCGTNVYMDTSSSLSYITPEFAVDFIRAHGAEKFLFGTDFPMWSFEPEFERFNRLDLTDGERDMILHANAEKLLGIAEK
- a CDS encoding heavy-metal-associated domain-containing protein, translating into MFEITLDIDGMMCGMCESHVNGAIRNAFDVKKVTSSHSEGNTVIISADDIPDEKLREIIAETGYELKGISRKPYEKKGLFGIFKK